The following proteins are encoded in a genomic region of Tissierellales bacterium:
- a CDS encoding LexA family transcriptional regulator — MNKIGQEIQKIRIQKNMTAKQLAKKIGVSEKYILDVESSKIIIKDQVLRKIEKALGQDVESNQFSIARSETEIYETMEDLLAGETNYKPKSKKNTNTTKESHVWETAFGNAFAELPVYDYSLKTLLSTRRLPIIDNRVEGFNKERLFYIQVNDLEMKGLRLHKNDYALVEKTKTFNKNGIYFVEFKGQRMIRKLKYADQSNYYLISHPNTLRQIKVQQKEVNILGRLFKIEFYLGN; from the coding sequence ATGAACAAAATAGGACAAGAAATACAAAAGATTAGAATTCAAAAAAACATGACAGCTAAGCAATTAGCTAAAAAAATAGGTGTATCTGAAAAATATATATTAGATGTTGAATCTAGTAAAATAATAATAAAAGACCAAGTTTTAAGAAAAATCGAAAAAGCTTTGGGTCAAGATGTCGAAAGCAATCAGTTCTCCATAGCAAGATCTGAAACAGAGATTTATGAAACTATGGAAGATTTATTAGCTGGTGAAACAAATTATAAACCTAAGTCTAAGAAAAATACAAACACAACTAAAGAATCTCATGTTTGGGAAACTGCATTTGGGAATGCTTTTGCAGAATTACCTGTATATGATTACTCTTTAAAAACACTATTATCTACTCGTAGACTACCAATTATAGATAATAGAGTTGAAGGTTTTAACAAAGAACGACTTTTCTATATACAAGTAAATGATTTAGAAATGAAAGGTTTGAGACTGCATAAAAATGACTATGCTCTTGTTGAAAAAACAAAAACATTTAACAAAAATGGAATCTATTTTGTAGAATTTAAAGGTCAACGAATGATACGAAAACTGAAATACGCTGACCAATCAAATTATTATTTGATAAGTCATCCTAATACCTTACGCCAGATTAAGGTACAACAAAAAGAAGTAAATATATTAGGAAGACTTTTCAAAATTGAATTTTATTTGGGCAATTAA
- a CDS encoding 6-phosphofructokinase, with protein sequence MNEVKKIALLTGGGDCPGLNAVIRAVTRTAILKYGCEVIGYKFGYRGLYNNDFVNLDLEAVSGILHKGGTILYSSNKDNLFDYTVEENGLEIKKDVSDVAVENLKKENIDVLIILGGDGTLTSARDFARKGVNVIGVPKTIDNDLSSTDVTFGFNSAVDVVVDALDKLHTTAESHHRIMLLEVMGRHAGWIALHAGIAGSADVILIPEIPYSVEAVSEKIMQRSNAGIPFSIIVVAEGAKELGGQQIVNKVVKDSPDPIRLGGIGNKLAKDLEERITEHEIRCTVLGHLQRGGITSAYDRLLSTRYGAAAVELAMEGKFGNMVAIKEGKLSYESLENVIGENKQVNPDGELVSVAKALGISFGD encoded by the coding sequence ATGAATGAAGTAAAAAAAATTGCATTACTAACAGGTGGTGGCGATTGTCCAGGTCTTAATGCCGTAATTCGTGCAGTGACTAGAACCGCTATACTAAAATATGGATGTGAAGTTATCGGCTATAAATTTGGTTATCGTGGTCTTTATAACAATGATTTTGTAAATCTCGATTTAGAAGCCGTATCTGGTATATTGCATAAAGGTGGAACTATATTATATAGTTCTAATAAGGACAACTTATTCGATTATACGGTGGAAGAAAACGGTCTAGAAATAAAAAAAGATGTTTCCGATGTAGCTGTTGAAAATCTAAAAAAAGAAAACATTGATGTCTTGATAATATTAGGCGGAGACGGAACACTTACAAGTGCAAGAGATTTTGCTAGAAAAGGAGTCAATGTAATTGGTGTGCCAAAAACTATAGACAATGACCTCTCTTCTACAGATGTTACTTTTGGCTTCAACTCTGCTGTTGATGTTGTAGTCGATGCTTTAGATAAACTTCACACTACTGCTGAATCACACCATAGAATAATGCTTTTAGAAGTAATGGGCAGACATGCTGGTTGGATTGCCTTGCATGCAGGTATTGCTGGTTCTGCAGATGTTATATTGATTCCTGAAATTCCCTACTCTGTAGAAGCTGTTTCTGAAAAGATAATGCAAAGAAGCAATGCTGGCATACCATTTAGTATAATCGTAGTTGCAGAAGGAGCAAAAGAGTTAGGTGGACAACAAATTGTGAATAAAGTCGTGAAAGACAGTCCTGATCCAATTAGATTGGGCGGAATTGGAAATAAACTAGCAAAAGACCTTGAAGAAAGAATAACAGAACATGAGATTCGCTGTACAGTTCTAGGTCACTTGCAACGTGGAGGTATAACATCGGCATATGATCGTCTGTTATCTACTCGTTATGGAGCTGCTGCTGTTGAATTAGCCATGGAAGGCAAATTTGGAAATATGGTTGCAATAAAAGAAGGTAAATTATCATATGAATCTCTCGAAAATGTAATTGGTGAAAATAAACAAGTTAATCCTGATGGTGAACTTGTTTCTGTTGCCAAAGCCCTAGGCATTTCTTTCGGAGATTAA